The stretch of DNA TGGTAAATATCTCACTTTAAGGAAGTTATTCCACCAAATGTTGTGAATAATATCTGCTTTCAACGGGTTGCTTGTTTCCTGAATATTCAAACGAGATAAGGCATTTTTAATATCTTTTCTTATCATATCAATAGCCCAGCCGTGACCGTCTTTTTCGTTAATGTATATTTTCATTTGTTATGTTTTTCTTAAAATAAGCAATATTGAGTGAGATGAAAATTTTCCGAAAGTTATAGAAATAATTTTTGCGATAATAAGACTGAGTAGTTTTCTGTTATCATATATTTTTTGCAAAGTTTTTTTCATGAAAACGGTTTCATCTTTTAAGCCTTTCAGACCGTCAAGGTGTTTTTTTGAAACAAGATTGAAATTATGTTTTTTTAAATCTGAAATTACCTTTTTCTCGTCAAGAGCAAATTGATAGAAATTATCCGGTTTTTTTTCACACAGAGGATATTTATTTTTTTTTGCTTTTCTTTTTCGGAATTTACTCATATGCGGGAAAGTTATAAACAAAAGACCGTTCGGCTTCAAGATTCGTTGCATTTCTTCTATAATATCGAAGTAGCCGTCATAAAAATGCTCAATTACGCCGAATGACCAATAAGCATCAAAATAATTGTCCGG from Bacteroidales bacterium encodes:
- a CDS encoding class I SAM-dependent methyltransferase → MKRCYDKKNNRLVYFGESSNKDFWDKHWNKNTIEKLYPKKVSFFDYVINTSKKYLPKGSLILEGGCGTGQQVFKLQNAGYKVIGIDYAEKTVKTVKNAKPELNISLGDVRKLDFPDNYFDAYWSFGVIEHFYDGYFDIIEEMQRILKPNGLLFITFPHMSKFRKRKAKKNKYPLCEKKPDNFYQFALDEKKVISDLKKHNFNLVSKKHLDGLKGLKDETVFMKKTLQKIYDNRKLLSLIIAKIISITFGKFSSHSILLILRKT